The genomic region AGAAATGAAAAAATTGGCTTTAAAATCCGCGAGCATACGCTGCAACGCGTACCTTATCTGCTGGTCGTAGGGGACCGGGAGATGGAGGATGAGACCGTGGCCGTGCGCGCGCGGGATGGCACGGATCTGGGCAGCCTGTCTGTACAGGCATGCGCGGATCGTCTGGCATCCGAGATTGCGTGCCGCGGCCGCGTTGTTTTTCAGGAATAGTGCGGAGGAACGGGTTATAGCTGCTGAGAAAGAATTACGCTTGAACGATGCGATAACCTCACCCAAGGTGCGCCTCATCGGCGCTGATGGTGAGCAGGTCGGGGTAGTGCCGCTGGCGGAGGCGAACAAGATCGCGGAAGAAGCCGAGCTCGATCTGGTCGAGGTGTCGCCGAACGCGGATCCGCCTGTCTGCCGCGTAATGGACTACGGCAAGTACCTGTTTGAGGAAAGCAAGAAGCGGCACGCGGCCCGGAAAAAGCAGAAGCAGATCCAGGTCAAGGAGGTCAAGTTCCGTCCGGGTACGGAGGAAGGCGACTATCAGGTCAAGCTGCGCAACCTGATCCGTTTTCTCGAGAGCGGAGACAAGGCGAAGATCACGCTTCGGTTCCGCGGGCGCGAGATGATGCATCAGAGCCTCGGGATGAAGTTGCTCGATCGCATCAAGAAGGATCTGGAGGAGTATGCAACGGTGGAGCAGTTTCCCAAACTCGAAGGGCGGCAGATGATCATGGTGCTGGCGCCGGGAAGCAGCATCAAGAAGAAACAGCAGGTCGGCTGAGTCAAGCGGTCCGGCCTGGTTTGATGAGTTGACAATATTAAGGATCGAACATGCCCAAGCTAAAGTCACATAGCGGCGCCGCCAAGCGTTTTGCGCGCACCGCGTCCGGACGCTTCAAGCACAAGCAGAGCCATCGCCGGCATATCCTGACCAAGAAGAGCACCCAGCGCAAACGTCATTTGCGCGCTCCCGCCCTGGTCGCCGTGTCCGATACGCCCGAGCTGAAGCGCATGCTGCCGTACAGTTGAAGGAAAGGAACACACCATGCCAAGAGTAAAACGAGGGGTAACCGCCCGCGCCAACCACAAGAAGGTGCTGGCGAAGGCCAAGGGATTCCGCGGACGCCGCAAGAACGTTTTCCGCGCTGCGAACCAGGCCGTAGTGAAGGCCGGGCAGTACGCCTACCGCGACCGCCGCGTGCGCAAGCGCGAATTCCGCGGTCTGTGGATCATCCGCATCAA from Gammaproteobacteria bacterium harbors:
- the infC gene encoding translation initiation factor IF-3, with protein sequence MARIWAACLYRHARIVWHPRLRAAAALFFRNSAEERVIAAEKELRLNDAITSPKVRLIGADGEQVGVVPLAEANKIAEEAELDLVEVSPNADPPVCRVMDYGKYLFEESKKRHAARKKQKQIQVKEVKFRPGTEEGDYQVKLRNLIRFLESGDKAKITLRFRGREMMHQSLGMKLLDRIKKDLEEYATVEQFPKLEGRQMIMVLAPGSSIKKKQQVG
- the rpmI gene encoding 50S ribosomal protein L35, producing the protein MPKLKSHSGAAKRFARTASGRFKHKQSHRRHILTKKSTQRKRHLRAPALVAVSDTPELKRMLPYS
- the rplT gene encoding 50S ribosomal protein L20, encoding MPRVKRGVTARANHKKVLAKAKGFRGRRKNVFRAANQAVVKAGQYAYRDRRVRKREFRGLWIIRINAAAREFGLSYSRMIDGLKKAAIEIDRKVLADLAVFDKAAFGALAEKAKAGLSA